The nucleotide sequence aaataaataacagtaagCAGAGGTGGAAGCAACGAATTACAAGTATTTTTCCAAAGtttgtaattttacttttttgttttaacctcctgagacccgAGCTTTTGTTTGatgtgcatttttaatgtttcctaaaTATTTGGGACCTGATAAGTAGAACAACTAAGCATTGtttttgaacaggaagtagattttgaaatgaataatgCCTCATATGGGaggacaatgggtttattttactttataacACAGTTAAATCACCcgtgtataaaactatttatttccttacatttacaataacaatgataataaagtctCAATGTCATCAAAAGTGTTGATTAACAGTGTTGTAGCTTGTTGTTTTCActtaaatgagtcaaatttgtatcaaactacaaacattattaagcataaataaacaacatgttgcCTGCCGTCTGgttttttacactgtaatgtgcttttgtgaccactaggtggcacaaaaacaTGTGTACGAATGAGGTCAACatgtcaaagttaagcagaatggagtttaaggtccagcaaacccaaaatgtaatgtccccatatgaggacgcagTGTCACAGGAggttaaaatggtttaaatgtaGTTAGTTATATTTCTACATTCATCTGTTAATgagttaattatttatttacgCTTCAAAATCAAATGcatctaattaaaaaaacagccaatcagattaAACATGTCATTATAAACTATTCAGAAAAAGTGACTTAAACCagaatttactttttaaatgtttttttttttttaaatgcagaagcCGCCGCCTGATTATTACAGTAtctgctttatactgtatgaaaagtttCTCCTTCAGGCGGACTGAAGGACTGAAGTGTTGATAAATTATAACAGCTCATCACAACCTttttcaactttcttttttaagtatGTGACCTTTTACAGGTGAGATACATTAAAAATTAAAGTCTGATATAATCATGTAAAAAGCTTCAACAAATCAGTTtctattgttattatattaactAAACTGATAGAGGGAAAAAGACTGCTTCATCCGTCTTTGGCTGCAGAGGTATGAGAGCAGcgatgtgattggctgagagagTATTTAATAATCACCGTCTATGCACCTAAAAGCTACCACGCCGCCGCTTATTGTTACATTTGTGCGTTAAAATAAAGCCCATAAtatctcctacttcactgtaaagtcccaTTCTCAACCAGGCTTCCACATCACTCTCATGttagttataatataatattataattcaCCTGTAGGAACAAAGAGAAGTCTGACATTTGGTGAATTAgaccccaaaacaaacaaggaaatgtaaaactatttaacaaaacagcaaatacaaatgacaaaaaacagatTGTCTGATAAGTtaaagaactaaaaaaaaacatttatattatctATATTTCACAGTTATTAAAACAAATCAGTGCAAACATTGAACAGAAGTGGTtgtaaagtttgttttgttggcaccatggatgtattataagagcgtCCATTCAGTCCATTAAGTCCATTTTTCTAGCTTTGTGTTGCCCGCtgcaattaaaacaacaaaaataagctGTTTAATGACACGTCTCATGTAATTTAGCAAAGACGATCTGTAACAATTACCAGTTTCTAAATGTCagtttttaccatttttttattattctgtttatttaaaattatatgactttattttaacatttaatatatgtTAAAAGTCAAAGATTTTATGGAATTATACAGAGGTTTCTTGTAAAATAACAGTGATAGATGTTAATTATGGTAAATATAATtcatggttgttgttgtttttttttacagtttacctacatttttaattttacaggATGTTTCCGTTTTATAACAGGcatttttttacagtgtagactagatttttaaattttttttcttggcttggggaaagttaaaaaaaaaaaaaaaaaaaaaaagctgcagtacCATGAGTGACCATTTGCTGAGTGGTGGCGCCCTTCAGCTCTTCTAATACATCCACGTGTGACACCCTGTCTAATATGGCTCAGCATTtacatcctcctctcctcttataTTTGGCGTCACTGTGTTTAATCTTCAGAACATATTTCACACAAATCCAAGcctgccatttttttttacaatatgcccacaaattcatttttccatctttttttcttttttttttaaacaccgaGCTACGTTTTCAGTCTTAATGAAAGCCAAAGATAcagacattttatattaaaacgCACAGTATTAATTAATAGATTAATAACCACATTACGAGCTAACTATATTAGCACAAGAATTTGCTTCCTGTATTCCTGTCAGCACATAAATGATAATCATATCTATCATGCCTGAAACCAACAACCAACAGTATCTGGAGAATAAAACTTTGTACATAggaacaaaccaaaaaaaaaaggggcttCTTTTAAGATTGTGAGCACCTGTGTTGCATTGTATAAAATTAATCACTGACATAACATAACCTGAATAACgtctgatatttaaaaaaaattacaacacacacacacacacacacacacaaaaaagaaaaaatgaacagGAAAAGATTCAGATTATCTCGGGAATGCAGATGtgtcaataaataaagaaaaaaaagaaaggaggtatataaatgaacaaaaatgccTGTTAAATTGAGAGCTGAGGCTTCGTTGTCTTAAACAGCAAGAACCCTAATGTATAATTATCAAAGTTAACATCTTAATACAAATGTATGAATAAGAGTCAGGAGGTCAGTTGAGTGACAAATTATACAAATGGGTCAATATacacaatttaaatatataaaaaaataaatgattaaagaggaaaaacacaaaatgttcctATGTTAAacctaaataaaaataaatctttcattGAGCAGCAGTGCATGCAGATATTCTGGTCCTGTATAAAGTAAGGCACCAGAGGTTTCCGATATTCACTTGGTAGACAGTGTATACGtataaaacaactaaattctTCAAGTGTATTAAAGGCAGTCTATGAGAGTGCATACAACGGATACTAAAGTCACGGGGAGTCGTCGGGTTTCAGGCCTGACTGCTGGTCATCTTCTGCAGCAGCGGCATCTGGGGACAAGAAGGagacatttataatatatataaaaggtGGGTAGATATGTAGTAatgtaggtaggaaggaaggaaggaaggaaggaaggaaggaaggaaggaaggagggtaggtaggtaggaaggaaggaaggaaggaaggaaggaaggaaggaaggtaagtaggtaggtaggtaggtagatatttagtaaggtaggtaggaaggaaggaaggaaggaaggaaggaaggaaggagggtaggtaggtagataggaaggaaggaaggaaggtaagtaggtaggtaggtaggtagatatttagtaaggtaggtaggaaggaaggaaggaaggaaggagggaaggtaggtaGATATGTAgtaaggtaggtaggaaggaaggaaggagggtaggtGGGTAGATATGTAGTAatgtaggtaggaaggaaggaaggaaggaaggaaggggggtaggtaggtaggtaggtagtaaagaatggaaggatggaaggaaggaaggtaagtaggtaggtaggtagatatgtagttaggaaggaaggaaggaaggaaggaaggaaggaaggaaggaaggggggtgggtaggtaggtaggtaggtagtaaaggatggaaggatggaaggatgtaaggaaggaaggtaagtaggtaggtaggtaggtaggtagatatgtagttaggaaggaagtaaggaaggaaggggggtaGGTAGATATGTAGTAAGGTATGTAGGAAAGGAGATAGGttggcaggaaggaaggaaggaaggaaggaaagaaggaaagaaggaaggaaggaaggaaggaaggaagataggttggtaggtaggaaggaaggaaggaaggaaggaacgaaggtaGGAAAGGCGAAAGGAAGGAAATTACATTAAAGGTTGTGATTTATCAATACAATCAAtacatattaatacatatttctCGTGAtgcctttaaattaaaaaaaaggaaggacggaaggaaggaaggaaggaaggaatgtaggtAGGTAGATATGTAATAAGGTAGGTAGGAAAGgagataggtaggtaggaaggaaggaaggaacgaaggaaggtaggaaggaaggaaggaagataggttggtaggtaggtagaaaggaaggaaggtaggaaggaaggaaggaagacaggtaggtaggtaggtaggtaggaaggttggaaggaatgaaggaatgaaggaaggaaggtaggaaggagggaaggaaggaaggaaggtaagtaggtaggaaggaaggaaggaaggaaggaatgaaggaaggtaggaaggagggaaggaaggaaggtaggaaggagggagggaaggaaggagggaaggaaggaaggtaggaaggagggagggaaggaaggaaggtaggaaggagggagggagggagggatggaaggaaggaaggaaggaaggaaggaaggaaggaaggaaggaaggaaggaaggaaggaaggaaggaaggtacaTTAAAGCAGGTTTACCTTTGACAGATCCACTCCAGTGAGAGCGTTGACAGAAACAGGAAGTTCAGCCAAAAGGCGGTTCACCTCGCCCGTCACACGGTTGCCCTCCCCGCTGAGGATGACGATCTCATTGGTCCTGGCTAACGGCGCCGCCACCTTAGAAGCAATCTGCAAACATAACGGTGAGCGTTTTCAGTCAGCAGGACATATAAAAAGTCTCCTATAAACAGGTAATCACTGTGTAAACATCATGTGATACGTGTGTTGATGAAACAGTCGATGAtccaaataaaataactttCTATCGCTGTGACctctgagagaaaaacagacttgTGACCAGCTTGTGTTTAGTTTTGAATGTGGGGTTGAGAGCTAAATGTGGCATTATGTGTGAAATACAGCcataaaaccatagactgtatatataatggacgtaacagccgtaacgtcacccattggtctgtggactgctgctcggaggccaatagtttagGATCtgagcaccatcttgaaaatttgaggtgcatgctgggaaaaaaagaacacggATTtgacttatatgggcatcaggaggagcatgaggacggagcgggggaggttgagAGGGCTGGATcgaccacagtctacaccggctacctggtgatgctaaccaagttagctgttacgactataactacaaaacaagttcacggctatttcctgcagtctatctgtccgcacTCCTGAACCAGTGAATcgatcaacctgtcaatcacaacgtagccacgccctaatgcatatgTTACCTTCGGCAGGGCCTCCAGGACCAGAGCGGTCTTGGCTGCCTCTCCGTACTGCTGGTAAGCTTCAGCCTTCAGCCTCATCTTCTCAGCCTCCGCCTTGCCCACCGCCTCGATGGAGGAAGCTTCCGCCTCGCCGATCTTCTTGATCTTCTCGGCCTCGGCCTGAGCCAGCAGCACTTTGGTAGTCCTGAAGGAGGGAAAGCGCACGTGTTAAATCGTCATATTTAACtcatatatataacattacGTCTcagtgatgctttttttttttttaatcatacatcatctccatgtttctgtttaacAAATGTTTACTGCGTGTTCGGACTCTGACACATTATTTAAACCATCACACAGACATTCAAGTGTTTAAGAAAATGGATGTTCTTGATATCGCAGCTCTGATAAATAAAAAGGGAGGTAAATGAGAGCGATTTACTGCTCTGGTTGGATCATAAACTGTGGCTGtaaaaaaaaggacataaagTGAGAATAAGTGATTTTAGGTCCGTTCACAGCACAGAAGattaaaattactttaaataaacaataaaaaactgcAGGAACTGACTGATTTGTTGTTGATAAATGACTTTTATGACTCGCTGTCTGCCTCATGATATGCAACATTTACTGAATCTAACCACAAATTACATTAAAGGTTGTGATTTATCAATACAATCAATACATATTAATAGATATCTCgtgatgtctttaaataaaaaaaggaaggacggataaaaggaaggaaggaaggaaaagaagacaggaaggacaaatggaaggaaggtaggatggaaggaagggaggaaggaaggaagggaggaaggaaggaaggaaggacggacagaatgaaggaaggaagaaaagggaggaaggaaggagggtagaaaaaaaggaaggatgaaaggaagaaaaagaagacaggaaggaaaagaagacaggaaggacaaatggaaggaaggtaggaaggaagcgaggaaggagggaggaagggaggaaggaaggagggaggaaagaaaggaaggaaaaatggaagaaatggaggaaggaaggaaatgaggaaggacagatggaaggaaggagggaagaaagggagggaggaaggaaggagtgatggaaggaaggaaggacggacagaatgaaggaaggaaggaaaagaacacaggaaggaaagtgggccggatcgGACCCCTCGGccggccggttctggcccatgggcctcatgtttgacctccCAGGATTCCTGTTGCTCATCTTGGATGAAAAGCtcataaaatgactgaaatgtcttTTCATCGTCTCTCGCTCACTTGTGTCCTTCGGCCAGCTGCTGCATCTTGTAGGCTTCGGCTTCGGCGGGTCTCTTCACCGTGGCGATGAGTTCCTTCTCCGTCCGGCTGATCTCCTTCTCCTCGATGGTGATCTGTTTCTTCCTCTGCACCACTTCGATCTCGATCTCCTCCAGGCGGATCTTTTGCTGCTCCTTGGCCGCCTGCAGCTCGTACGCCAGCTGGGCCTCGGCTTTCTGagaacatcaaaacacacacacacacacacacacacacacacacacgtaatgttgcattaaagtaaaatatataattttctgaacttaccagactgttctagctgttctgttattaactttttacccactttgtcattaaatccacattactgatgattatttatcaaacatttcatagtgtaaatgcATCAAGAATCATCTCTATAATATTGTTGCAacatcgatatcgaggtatttggtctaaaatatcgtgatatttgatttggtccatatcgcccagccctagctCTCACCTTCGTGTTGACTTCCTGATTGAAAGAAGCTTTCTGCAGCTCCAGTTCTCGCTTGGAGTCGGCCATCTTGGTGTCAGCCTTGAATTTGACGTCCATCATCTCCTTCTTGCATTCTGCTTCCTGGGCGACGACAGAGGAGCAAAAAAGCAGAGTTCATTTGGTTGTTTGTGCACGACAGAATCAACTCCTCAGAGTCCTCACGCCCGTTTGAGCCTCCTTACCCGTATCCCAGCATCCCTCTCTGCCTCAGCCACGCCGATGTCAGCGTCCCTCTGGACTGCAGCGGTCTGAGTCTTCCCCAGAGAGCTCAGGTAATCCAGTTTATCGTACACATCCTgcgagaacacacacacacacacacacagacagatcaACCAATCAGCTACTGAGCTTTTCTTCCTGTAAAGTCACAGGGAAAAGATTCTTTCAgcactttgttgttttagtgAAGTTTTAATGATCATGCATGTTTATACTCGGTCTCTTTATtaagatacaaacagaaaatactgaaCAAACTGGCTTCTACAGGTAAtgctttccatctttccttcctccctttcttccctccttccttccatctttccttcctgtcttcttttcgttccttcgttcctttcatccttccttccttcattctgtctgttctttcctttcttccctccctccttccttccaatctttccttccctccctccttccttccatctttccttcctgtcttcttttcgttccttccttcctaccttcgttctttcctccctccttccttccaatcatcccttccttccttttcttccctcccttcttccttccttttttccctccctccctccttccttccatcttcccttcctccctccctccctccttccttccatctttccttcctccctttcctccctccatccttccttccatcctccctttcctccctccttccttccatcggtccttcttcccttttttccttccttcattacgtctgttcatcctttctttcttccctccatccatctttttaatgatctggcccacatcagatcacaTTGGACTATAAGTGGATCTTGAATGAGTTCGACCCTCCTGCTATAACTAAATTTATTCCATTTGCCAGACTTTCCTCGGTAGTCTTTAGTCATCAGCTGGTAGATGAGTTTTAACTATCCACCACAAAGAAAACATCTGATAGCACCACACCACCTGAAGCCTCCAGTAACGAGCCAACTGGACCTGATGCATCACAGAAACCGACCTGGACTAATTGCTGATGTGATAGAAGCAGCTAGTCAGCCACTGTGTCTGCACAGCTCTGCAATTAGCTCTAAATCAACAACAGTGAACTATACACGAGACTCTCCTGCCAgtcaagggttagggttagacacaTGAAACCCAGCAGAGGTTTCTTCtctaacaaacaaacagcagcaatatTATCATACAGATCTTTCTTTCCTTAAACTCACCTTGATGGTAAAGCTGAGAATCTCGATGCCCATCCTTCCCACATCTGGAGCTGCGACCTCCCTCACCAGTTTAGCGAACTGGTCCCTGTCCTGATAGATCTGCTCTACAGTCAGTGTCCCTGCAGAGAAGAGACACTTCAAAATGTCACGAATCACACACTTAGAGAAGCACTTTTGTTTGCAGCtttctatttatctatttatcaagatgtctttgttttttatgtcagACTAGTGGCTAAGCTTTTAGAGAAGCATGCAGTCCTTTAACTGAAGCCATAAATATCAGAGAGTGGCCGCCCACtgtggttctggttctgaggtttcttcctgttaaaatggagttttttcttgccattggtCCCAA is from Scomber scombrus chromosome 5, fScoSco1.1, whole genome shotgun sequence and encodes:
- the LOC133980014 gene encoding flotillin-2; the protein is MGNCLTVGPNEALVVSGGCCDSDDKTYMVGGWAWAWWLISDTQRITLEIMTLQPKCESVETAEGVAITVTGVAQVKVMTEHDLLAIACEQFLGKSVMEIKAVIIQTLEGHLRSILGTLTVEQIYQDRDQFAKLVREVAAPDVGRMGIEILSFTIKDVYDKLDYLSSLGKTQTAAVQRDADIGVAEAERDAGIREAECKKEMMDVKFKADTKMADSKRELELQKASFNQEVNTKKAEAQLAYELQAAKEQQKIRLEEIEIEVVQRKKQITIEEKEISRTEKELIATVKRPAEAEAYKMQQLAEGHKTTKVLLAQAEAEKIKKIGEAEASSIEAVGKAEAEKMRLKAEAYQQYGEAAKTALVLEALPKIASKVAAPLARTNEIVILSGEGNRVTGEVNRLLAELPVSVNALTGVDLSKMPLLQKMTSSQA